From the Glycine max cultivar Williams 82 chromosome 11, Glycine_max_v4.0, whole genome shotgun sequence genome, the window aGGTTTACTAACATGTGctattagtttttaaaagtaaaaaaagttacatattttaactaaaaaacctCACATatcactctatttttttaaataaaaaagtttctctcaatttttgttttaagccTTACTTTTGTTCAGTGAGAGTAGTGAGGTGATCCATGTCACTTGGGAGATTCAATAGTTGAGGACACTTAATAATATGGAAAAGAGTCATTGTTGTTAGCCACTCAGGGAAAACTCATTAACGAGATTTCCGTTGTGTATTTTTGTTGTATAAAGTATACATCGAAAAgctatttttgttgtttattttttccatcttctcttatacaataaaaatacatttttgttatatataatagaaataCAAGGTATTTCTGGAATGAAAACTTTTTAACACATGTGGAGGTGCGCATAAAAAATTCTGAGGTGATAATAATAGTTCCCATAAGCAAGCCCAAATCTAGGATCCACATTAGAGCGCCTCCTCCAATTTCCTACGTTCACTGCCTCCACATTCCACCACAACACTGGAAGCTCCTCTCTCAAATATTCACCGAAAGTTCTCAACTTTCGAAGATTCCATGACGAGGTTAAGTTTCTAAACCTTATTTTCAGGGAACTCAAACTGTGTCTGAACCTGTTATTTGCTTTGttgcacataaaatacatgtGGGGTGTTGATTTTAGTgtttgttgaggaaaaaagagagagagtatAAGTGAGTGTAGCACTAGCATTGTTCAAAATGCCTTCTGAGGATAGTTTAAGGAAGAAGCTAAGAAAGAATGCCACTAAACCTGTAGTAAGCACTTCTAGGAACTTTATTAGAGCTAAGAAGGATGAAAATTCTTTTGAGAAAAATGGGGCTTTTGGCAGAGGAAATGAGTCTGAGGGAAAGTTGAAGAAAAGGGGGAATTTTAAAGGAATGCGATCGGGTGAAGAAGTTTTGGAGAGGGGAAAGTTGAGGACTTTGGATTCTGgtgggaagaagaagaggatATATGCTAAGAAAGGAGGGGATAAAAATGTGAAGTTAGAGAATGGTATGGAAGTATCTAAGAAGAGAACTTTGATTAGGAACGGTGAGAAGCGAGTGAAAGATGTACCCGTTGAAGGAAATGATGGCCACCATACAATGTGGGATCATGATAAGACAAGGAATGGCGGCTTTAAAGTGAAGCGATCGACTCAAATGaggaaggaaaggaaggaaGATGTTGTGTTGGCTATTGCAAAGCAGAAAGGCAAGGCGGAGGATGCGGGGAAAATTGGATTAGTTGGGACAGAAGATCAAGGAAGTGGTTCGGTGAAGAGAAGTAGAGACAAGAAAACTGAATTGAGCAAAGGGAAAAACCAAGAAGTTGTATCTGGTTCAAGTTTTGCCAAGAAAAAAGCCAGAGATAGAACAGGGttggatgatgatgatgctgAGATGCTACATGATCGtccgaagaagaagaaaagggtgatAAAGATTGACCCACATGATATCTCAAACAAGAGACTAGATGATGGCATTGGTGTTAATGGTAGGTGGTTTATCTTCCTCTCTTTGCACAAGCATAGGTTCTGTTTGATAAttcttctttatttgtttttatgcaATCATACTTGTGATTGGAAGAACTTTGCTaatgattataattattatgttttaataaatggtaattaatatatgttttagttctgaataataaaatactctTAGTAATCGTGCACCCATATCTATGATGTTTAAGATGTGCAAAGGATGGTTGCTGTGAGCTGAGTTTTAGAGCTGTCCTGAGATAATGGCTTgcgtttatttaatgaaataattaataaaagcaATTATATTACTTTGATTTTGTAAGCATGATCTTCTCATGCTTACAAATAGTAAGATTAGAATTCCTCTGGAGCCCTTCACCTTTTTCTGTAGTGTGGATTTTACCCTCCTGTGCACATATATAATCTAGCATTTCTCTGTTGCAAAAATATCAGTATTaagtattttatatattcaactgaattatatttgcatacttacaaaaaaaaaaaaaaactacaatacTACTTCTTAAGGGACTTGCAGGTTTCtgtggagacaaattattgGATGAGGTTGAAGGTTGAGGCCACATGCTTAACATCTGCTTTGTGTTTTGTctgtattttcaatttggaatttaataaaaaaggatACACGAGAGGAGCTATTCATTTAGGATAGACTCAATGGATGATTGTCCTCAGCTGAACATTTAAGCTTCGTTTAAAGTTTGAATGAATGCTGACTGACTGTCTTTCTGTACTGTCTGTGATACATCAAATGCTTGTGGTTTATCTTGAATGTGATGCTTTTTACTGTTTACATGAGTATCTTCAGAACTTCTTCCCTTTGATTCCCTAAGTTAATTTCAGGAAGTAaagaggagaaggagaaagaaaaggagTCTGAGAAAGAGCCTAAAATGTCCAAGAATGCCCAGTTCCGTGCAATACAGCCTAGCCCTTTGATACTTTCCTTTGTGGAAAAAAATGTAATCTATATGAGCAGGGACTTTTGATTGTTATCTTGATTATGTTGTTCCATTGTTAATGTGAAGGTATTTTGACTTCTACTATGGTTATTATTCACAGCTTTTGGGCAGGAGACGCATGATTGACTTAAAAAGGGCAGGTTACAATATAGATCTTTCTGCACCCTTAGATAATATTCCCTTCTCTAGCAGttcagaaagagagaaaattgaagaaaatgtaTGTGCTTGTttagttcaataaaaaaacactattaTAAACTTCTAGAATAAGCATTGCTATTCAGTTTAATTGTTGTTGCTTTGCCTTTGTTAATCTTGTCATTCTGTTCTGATTGACTGTGACAGATTTTTAGGAATAAATTGGATTTTTTTGCTGCTGCAAAGGTCTCATCATCATTTCCACCTCCTAATCTTCCAGAGATTGCATTTGCTGGTATGGTTTTAAGGCACCACCATTTAACCCCTACTTCTTTGCCCCTTTGTTTACATTAATTGTATTATGGCATTGATacatttatttggttgaggtgTTATATTTGATCATTATTGCCTTGTTTTTGGTTTCATTATCTTTAGCTGTTTTATTCCTGTTATGTAAAAGTTAGTGTATGATGTACTTGTAATAACGACAACAacaatactaataatataagtTTCATTGTCATTCTTGATGCAATGGTAAGCTTGCTTCCAGCTGTGGTCTAGTGGTCATGTGTTTTGGGGAAACAGCTTATCCATTCACAGGGAAAAATACATCTGAACCTCCTGAAAACAACAATGGTGGTAGCCTCATCTACTAAGCtgcccttttttttgttgtaataaGAGGTTTGTCAAACTGTAGCCAAGTCATTGTGATGTTGATTATTTTGTATTTCACTTCCTTATGAGGGTACATTTTAGGGCTATAAACTGAACCTACATACGGTAAATTCAGTAAATTTTTTGCAGAAGGGTTTGGGGTTGTTTTCATCATTATTTTACGGGTTCAGATAATCAAGTCAACAGATCTGTTTAGAAAGTAGGTAGATATTAATGTACTTGCTAAGAGAAAAAAGTGAAATGATATTTCTGACCGTGTTCTGGTTATC encodes:
- the LOC100801850 gene encoding uncharacterized protein; this translates as MPSEDSLRKKLRKNATKPVVSTSRNFIRAKKDENSFEKNGAFGRGNESEGKLKKRGNFKGMRSGEEVLERGKLRTLDSGGKKKRIYAKKGGDKNVKLENGMEVSKKRTLIRNGEKRVKDVPVEGNDGHHTMWDHDKTRNGGFKVKRSTQMRKERKEDVVLAIAKQKGKAEDAGKIGLVGTEDQGSGSVKRSRDKKTELSKGKNQEVVSGSSFAKKKARDRTGLDDDDAEMLHDRPKKKKRVIKIDPHDISNKRLDDGIGVNGSKEEKEKEKESEKEPKMSKNAQFRAIQPSPLILSFVEKNLLGRRRMIDLKRAGYNIDLSAPLDNIPFSSSSEREKIEENIFRNKLDFFAAAKVSSSFPPPNLPEIAFAGRSNVGKSSLLNALTRQWGVVRTSDKPGLTQTINFFNLGTKHCLVDLPGYGFAYAKEEVKESWEELVKEYVSTRVGLRRVCLLIDTKWGMKPRDLELIELMERSKTKYQIVLTKTDVVFPIDVARRAMQIEESLFQNKSVVKPVMMVSSKSGAGIRSLRTALANITRFARRL